The sequence below is a genomic window from Scophthalmus maximus strain ysfricsl-2021 chromosome 19, ASM2237912v1, whole genome shotgun sequence.
tggcctagtggtctcccatacccgaggtgACCcggccaacaacaacaagaaaaacatgctttctccaaaatcgcttactgcccctttaataacaGAAGACTTGACTTGATTGTGGAACAACACATTGGGATCTCTGTAGACATTTGCTGCACTGGACCCAGTTCTCCCTTATGCCTCCAACACTGTGAACCGCTCCATGCTTTTGAGGAGCACAGAACTGCGAATGAAATATTATTCCACAGCCCTTTTGCCCGTAGACCCTTTGCAAtcacatttttgcttttgataTCACTCAGCGTTTGTCCCGTCTTTTGTCCATTTCCTTTCGAATCCGAGCCACCAGAGCTGCCCTCATGGCTGAATCCAAGCTGTTCTTTCTTGCAACACATTCCACTACGTTCTCAGGCCGATCATCctgtaaagacagaaaaagaagaagaaagaggacatTAAGACCAAGCTAAACTAAAACAGACCAAAGCACACAAAAGTTAAGAAACACCAGATAAAGGGATGTGCGTCAACCTTGTGCACAAGGAAGGATGTAATGGCACCAGAGTCTGCCTGATAGTCAAGCCAGAAGAGTTCAGTTCCATGGGCCTCGGTCTCTGTGCTCGAACCACTCTCGTTCCACTCTTCAGCCTCAGCACCGGCCCCTGACTCTGATCCACCTGGACAATGAGCACACACAAATGATCTCATCACTCTCATTTAATGTTGGTACTGTCGTCAGTGGAATCCTAAGAAGAGGGCACATCAGTCTTACATCTTCGTCGGGGATGGTACACTTGGATGTCAGGTCGACGGGGTCGTCTCGGGGTTGTGGTGTGCCTTCGCCGCTGAAGCTCTTTGGCGTTTTTCACCTCTTTATCATAGTCATCTCTTGAAGAGGCAGGGAATCAAGATTGTGTTATTGCTATGATGTAtaatgtaacacaaacacactgcaaaacATTTCTGGCCTTCTAACCTGGTAAGTTAAACAAGAGCAAGTAGGGCTTTACTATGCATCTCTTCctgtcaaaaacaaactgatcgtcaaaatatgttgttatttATCGTTTTGCCTCAAGAAGACCACTATGGCCAATGGGCCTGTGCGACATTTGCCTGTATTTTCCCTGTGGGCGTAACGCGACgtgaataaatcatttcagaTGAACCTGTCTTCACCGTCAGAGGGGGTTCTATTAAAGACGAAGCTTCAGCACATTGTGACCTGATGCTGTGAACTAGCTAGTAAGCTTTTTGCTAGCAATAGCTAACAGTCGTAAAGGAAATCACCGAGCAATTTGGTTCCTCCGGATATGGTGCAGGAAGCCGTGGCTCATATCCAAGCGGCCTCCACGTTTGTCTTTCAGTTCATTATCTCCATCGTCTCTTAAAATATCCATTTCAATGGACAGCTCCAAAATGGTGACAGTTTGTTTACGCTAATAAGGCTAATGATTGCAACAAGTCTAAATCAGAGCACTGACAAAAAGCTATATGCTAACTGATGGTAATTTGTTGTCCAACTATACCACCCCCGGAGTTTATAAATTGAAACGAGAAGAAAAAACGTTGTTTTACTTAGAAATTCACAAACGTatcaatatataaataaataaaattaaaataacaggTTATACTGCCAAATCGAACATTTCTCACGTTTGTTTTGCCACTGAGCAGCTCAAGGTTCGCTGTAGCTTCAAACTCCGGGATAGGTTTTTTGTCCATTGCTAAATGCGACGTACAAACACCGCGAGTTTCGACGCACACGGTGTGCGACGTATGTGTGCGACCCATTCATCTAATGCAAAGAAATTAGTTCCTTCCTTCGTTGTTTTGATATTACGCTCGAAAGCTAACTGCTATGATGGTTTCTCTGAAGCGAGAAAGAGAGGCTGAGGTGGACGACGATGACAGCGAAGACGGAGGTACGTGTATTTACTTCTAACGTTTGCACATTACTTCATTAGCCGATGGCTACGTTACTCGCAGCTAGCTGAAAGGGCGTTCGTTTTTGGTCACTAGTTTTGCTGACCACAGAGGCGGCTCGCACAAtgtctctttatttttgttttaaaatgctgaaaaaaatgcACCGCCCTTCCAGCGCACCCTGTGTATCAAACCCACCCTCTCCTAACGAACTAAACGCTAGGCTAGGCTAACTTTGTGTTAAgctaattttaatttttactcTGCTTGTTGTGTTTCCCTTTCATGATGCAGTGGTTGCTAAAATAGGTCGAGGACGTGTAGCAGAAGACCGAAGGAGCCGCCACTGCCCTTATCTTGACACCATCAACAGGTAAGATAAAGTTGAGCATGCAGTGCTAATGTTAGTGCTAAATGTTAGCCGGCTCAGTCGTCCTCCATAGACTCGCAGCTGATACAGTTTTGTCTGCTATTCCTCCAGGAGTGTGTTGGACTTTGATTTCGAGAAGCTgtgctccatctctctgtcccaCATCAATGTCTACGCTTGCCTTATATGTGGGAAATATTTCCAAGGTTGGTGAATAATCTGAGATTTCAACGTGGTCaaacactttttgttgttttttgctgagACTGATTTACGCATGTATGCTTCATTGCAGGTCGAGGCCTAAAGTCCCATGCTTACACTCATAGTGTACAGTTTACCCATCATGTGTTCCTCAACCTGCACACTCTCAAGTTTTATTGTCTGCCAGACAACTATGAGATCATCGACTCTTCACTAGAAGACATCACTGTGAGTACAACCACAGAGTTATGTCCTGATCATGTTTTATGCTGCTTGTGATACTTGACCTTTGCATAAATGTTTATATCAATGcaattttaaatttcaatcTGAAGGAGACTGACTTTAAAGTGGAGAAATGAATGGTGCAATATAGATATTATGCTCTTAATTGGTATATTTGACTGTTTGGTTATTATTACATCAGGGTAATATTGAATGTTGCACTTTTCTGGTGTGAAATGTTACATCACAGCTAGATCACACTGATATTGGTCTAGCTGTTCTTGCAAaattcagagagaaataaatgagtACACATGATTGGCATAAATGACACAAATGCTCTTAAAGAATGTTGTTTTAAAGCACTAATTATGATATTGTGACATGCAATActaaaatattatattgtaaatACATGCACATTTAAACTCTTAGTATTTTCAAACTCTAGTTTTTGTGTCAGTAATTTTTTGAAACTTCTTTTTCTACAGTATGTGCTAAAGCCAACTTTCACCAAGCAGCACATTGCAGGACTGGACAAGCAAGGCAAACTGTACCGAGCCTACGATGGTACGACATACCTGCCAGGCATTGTAGGGCTCAACAACATCAAAGCCAATGACTACGCCAATGTGGTGTTGCAGGTAGGAACATTTGCCACAGTGGACCAGTggaactttttaattttttttagacaaTACCAGATGTTTGATATTTGCTCCTTTTAATTTAGGCTTTTTCCAATGTACCACCTTTGCGAAACTACTTTCTGGAAGAGGAAAACTACAGAGGAATCCGCAGGCCACCGGGCGACATCATGTTCCTCTTGGTGCAGAGGTTTGGTGAGCTGATGCGCAAACTTTGGAATCCAAGAAACTTCAAGGCCCATGTTTCCCCTCACGAGATGCTGCAGGCTGTGGTGCTGTGCAGCAAGAAGAACTTTCAAATTACCAAGCAGGGTACGATTTGTTACAGATTACATTACTAGAGTGGGAGTTAGGGATGTGCTGCTCCATGGTGAATACTGTAGTTTGTGGATctcaatatttgttttcttttctgcaggaGATGCTGTTGACTTCATGACATGGTTCTTGAATGCTCTACATGGTGCTCTTGGAGGCACAAAGAAAAAGCCATGTAAGCAGGAGAAGAATTTGCAATGTATAATCCAAACTTTTAGATCATAATATCTATAGACAATTGGCATGTTAATTGTAAAGAGTTGATGAACTAATTGGAATGCAATTttgtattaaattaatttacaatttcttttttgcttatttttacaACAATGGTAACTAATCTTTGTCCTCATGTCTTTCTTCCATTGTAAGCAATCATTACGAAAGCATTTCAAGGCTCCATGCGTATCTTCTCCAAGAAACTTCCACACCCAGATTTAGTAAGTGTACTTGTTTTTGAACACGTTAATTGACACTTATGGACCATATGAATCAACTTACTAATAATGAAATGAGATTATGAGTATGTATTTTTAACAAAGTGCTTGACCAGAAGCTCAGATATGAGGATAAGTGCAGAGAGAATATGATTTTTCACATGCCCTCAAATGCACCTCTCCCaacaaagtaaataaatgattgaCCATGTGTGCTATTTTTGGTTGAATTCctgtgaaaacataatttagatttaaaattgcaaatatgtttttgtttttttcaattttccagccaccagaggagaaagaggctCTGCTTGTGACAGAGGAATACCAGGAACAGATGTCTGAGTCTACCTTCCTGTTTCTGACGCTTGACCTCCCAACAGCACCACTGTACAAGGATGAGAAAGAGCAGCTTATAATCCCGCAGGTCCCTCTCTTCAACATCCTGGGCAAATTCACTGGCAGCACAGAGAAGGTACAGATCCCTTCACATCCTGTTGTCTTTGATTGATCAAATGCAAGTGTTACAACGTTACAATGCAGTtgtctttaataaaaaagattttctgGGCATAGACTGGATTGTAATGTTCTGGCACAAAATCTTTCACAAAGTGTGTACTCGCTGCATCACCTTTCATCAGGTGTCACaggtattaataataattccaaATACAATATCTCTGCTCACTTTCCCATCTCATTTTTATTCAGGAATACAAAACCTACAAAGAGAATTTTCTTAAAAGGTTCCAGTTGACCAAACTTCCTCCGTACCTCATTTTCTGCATTAAAAGATTCACCAAGAACAACTTCTTTGTGGAAAAGAACCCGACAATTGTCAACTTCCCAATCACGTAAGTGCTGCACAAATACTGTAAGGTGAAGTATGTAGGCTTTTATTCAAAGTGTTAACAAGATTAAAGAATTGTCAGTAGTGTATAATGtaaacccttaaaaaaaaaaagaagaagtgaagtcatggttttgtgtattttgtcttcatgtagaaatatgtttgtgttatCACTTTGTATTTGCTTCAATAGGAACGTAGACCTTCGGGAGTACTTGACAGAAGAAGCTCAAGTTACAGAGAAGAACACAACTTATGACCTCGTCGCCAACGTAGTGCATGATGGGAAGCCCACTGAGGGAGCGTACAGAATACATGTTCTCCATCATGTAGGTTGAAGGCAGCTGTTTCTGAAATGAGCCTGATTTCTTGTATCGCTTAACAACTTAAGAGAAGCATTCAATTATATTCATGGGTTTAAATGTTGGTGCTGACCATATGGTATAATGTCTCTGTGTTTAATCAGGGAACTGGCAAGTGGTATGAAATGCAGGACCTGCAGGTGATTGACATTCTCCCCCAGATGATCACACTGTCAGAGGCTTACATCCAGGCAAGTCCTCCCactcatttgtgtgtttgtttttgagtttgaaaaatTTTGTTGAGGAGCCTTGGCTCCATATGTTTCTATTGAACAAGGATTGACAAAAATAACTTATCACCTTTCATCTGCTGGCATTCACACTGCAATTGTTGTTTGACAGTTGGAGCTTTGAATTATTAGCTGTTGTGatatggagtaaaaaaaaaataggccagTGTTACTCATTTCCAGTCAGAAACACTATAAGTTGATGCTAAATTTgcaaatttataaaaaatataataaaatatacaaaatcttaatttaaatgtatttaattacTGTGCAATGATAATTTTGCAAggatattcattaaaaaaacaacgtaaatacatatttcttaCGATCAAATAAAGAGCCAGGTCAGGCCTCCCCGAAGAGCTCCAAGAAAGTATTAAATTAATCTGTTTTAAATGTTGGCAGCTTTCAAAAACCTGTATTAGCCTAATTGTATTAATTGATTTATAATTAAAAATGGTCTTTCAATACAACAGATTGCCCTATATTGCAGATTTGCACTGTgctcattttgattttttttctcactttcctAGATCTGGAAGAGACAAGGATGTGGCgatgaaacaaacaaccacacagacGTGTAAGTTAGGCaggattttcttcttcagggTGATTTGCAAGAAGACTTGGGTATTTAATtgattgaaaacaacaacagagaataATATGAGAGTGGCAAGAGAGCGTCAAGGATTTTCTTTAAAGCCACAAAattgtttccatgtttttttccccaccattttatctttttactATGTGGAGGTTTCTAAATAAACAAGCTCCAGGACATGTCTGGAATAATCAGTTGTCCAAACTGTCTTTAATACATAGTGAGAGTTCATTTTACAGctaacatttttcacattcataatGGCATGTTGTAATATACACACTTGACAAaactgcctcagaaactgataTTTCACTCTGAATCCCAGCCCAAATCTCATGACAAATCACTTCATGCAAACCAAAATATTTCATGATGAACCTTCATGGCTAATTGAAATAGGATGAGATTAATTATTTCccgaaaaagtaaaaaaaaaaaaagtaagtaaagtgcattacatatataaaacaaagtgtaaataagtgtaatattttgtaaaaacaaagaaatacacGACTTAAGTGCTGCAATCAATTTGGTTCATTCTTCTTCCATGTTTCTCACAGAAGACCTGGTTCTGTAGAggataaatacacaaacacaaataactgACAGTATTATGTTAAATGGTATAATAATTGTATAAGTAATACCGGGGTGGGGGTGTAGTAGAGACTACATTACTGTTCGCCAGTGCTTTTTCAGATGATGGGACTTACCTGTGCATCACTGTCATCAGTTAAACTAACAATATGGTGGCCGATCACAGCGGCGCTTTCccagctgctccagcttctTTGAGGCAACACACAGATCCGCTCTCTGCAGGACAGATCAACCAGACCACCGAATAAGTGCACAGACATTTACGTGGCTAAACTGTTCATGGTTGGTGTCGCCTGGACAAGGGCTCATCATGCTGCAGTTTATAATGTTAGTAAGTCAACTAATGATTGTACATTCTTTAGTCACCAAAATAAGTGTGTTGCTGTAAGTGATGGTACAATTCACATCAGTAAGCGAGGTAATTTCACCTCTAGCGACAGTGGTGACAAATCGCCTTGTGGATCCGTAATACTGTATAAAAACTCAATATCATTAATATTTGCTGTTTGTGCATCTATAGAAATAGGTCATTGTACATAtgacttgaaaaaaatcttacttCACAAGCATGAGGAACATCCATCTGATTTCCCAAAACCTTTTGCAGTCGGGAGCCATAGATTTTTGAGAAAGCATTGCactgaaaagaacaaaagagtaaatagtttttcatttttcttttcttagttAGCCTGATAAAAACCTCTAGGTAATAAACAATGAGTGTCCATATGTCCTATTATAAAGACATATATCAACAACTTAAAAGATAAGTaaagataagactttattaatcccacacaGGGTAATTCACTCAAAATCACAGAAGCAACAAGAGTCTAAGAAGGCACCAGGGATGAGGTTGAAAAGTAacaatctaaaataaaaattgaagaaaaaactatGCGTATACATTTTATATGCGAAAGTGCAAGTATTGCCTTATGAATGAAGGCCAACGCATTGGTTTGGAtttgaagttaaaaaaagaggtaataatattcacatttatcaCAGGGTGATAAATAATTGCACAGGTGTGGTGGATATAGATAGAAATATAAAGTACAGACGATTATAATGAAATACAGTGTGGCAGGACAGTAGTGTAGAAGTAGTTTGTTATGATTGTAGACATAAGTTATAAGATGAGTAACTATGTAACATAAGTGTGGAAAGAATTGATATGTTGGGAGTATTTTGgagtattagtagtagtagtaaaggGCGAACCTTAGGGATGGCATTGGggtgacggacacacacagactgcaggaAAGAGGAAGTCTCAGGTTCGGTGGAGTTGGGACCCAAATGCAGTCGGCTCAGCACAGCCAGTGTGCGGCACGACTCACAGTCTGAAGGGAGGTTCACCTCTGGGGAAATGGGCCAGGTGTTAATTTGGTGGGGAGGTGTGAGGTTCAGGTCTAACCTATAAACAAACAATGACCTAATATATTCATGAAGAACATGTGACTGACCTGGAAGAAGCTGCTCCTCAAACAAACAGAGGTGCAAAAGAGTACATATTGTGTGAGGTGCAGCAGACAATAACAGGAATTCAACTATCTGTACGCCGTATTTGCTGACAAAATCATCACATTGGTCCTTGTAGCTCTGAGGTAGAAGATAACAGACTTCTCCCATGAGCTTCATTAGAGTATCCTGGAGGGCAAGACAGAGAAGACAGTGACATTAGCATTGTGTGTATGTTGGTGAAACACACACGCCTCAAGCACAATACACTGACATGGAAAAGAAAGTCACCTCAGTCATGTTTTTGGGCAATAGGGTCTCCAGTTTCTTCAtgataaacaaacacagggtGCAAGCTGGGTCGAACTTCTCCTAGAGAGAGGATTAGCTGATAAAAGGGCCATTCATGTAATACAAACATTGATTATTTTACATTCCACTTCTGCTTTCTCATACTAACATAGCTGCTGATGGCTGTGCCAACTGCAGCACTGGATATGTCTTTGTTGGTGGCATGGTGGGGAAGTTTgagctcttcttcctccttgtgGGCAGCACAAAGTCCAAAAGCCATGCAGGTCTCACCTGGCttctacaaaaacacatttgacattaaAAACTCATCACTGAAGGCCATTACTGTCTTAAAGGAAGCGTAAATAGAGGCTAAACTCACCAGGTGACCAGGGGTTTGCAGCAGCACTTTGGGCAAA
It includes:
- the usp39 gene encoding U4/U6.U5 tri-snRNP-associated protein 2, whose translation is MMVSLKREREAEVDDDDSEDGVVAKIGRGRVAEDRRSRHCPYLDTINRSVLDFDFEKLCSISLSHINVYACLICGKYFQGRGLKSHAYTHSVQFTHHVFLNLHTLKFYCLPDNYEIIDSSLEDITYVLKPTFTKQHIAGLDKQGKLYRAYDGTTYLPGIVGLNNIKANDYANVVLQAFSNVPPLRNYFLEEENYRGIRRPPGDIMFLLVQRFGELMRKLWNPRNFKAHVSPHEMLQAVVLCSKKNFQITKQGDAVDFMTWFLNALHGALGGTKKKPSIITKAFQGSMRIFSKKLPHPDLPPEEKEALLVTEEYQEQMSESTFLFLTLDLPTAPLYKDEKEQLIIPQVPLFNILGKFTGSTEKEYKTYKENFLKRFQLTKLPPYLIFCIKRFTKNNFFVEKNPTIVNFPITNVDLREYLTEEAQVTEKNTTYDLVANVVHDGKPTEGAYRIHVLHHGTGKWYEMQDLQVIDILPQMITLSEAYIQIWKRQGCGDETNNHTDV
- the sftpbb gene encoding surfactant protein Bb isoform X3, with amino-acid sequence MSASGFVLAMLAASLCPGDCRFLIDPLSFIKPGSLTPDTCSECRQVLQLSANMISSRDTKETVYETLHALCQHFPSAQASECDSQVRSYLPKVLLQTPGHLPGETCMAFGLCAAHKEEEELKLPHHATNKDISSAAVGTAISSYEKFDPACTLCLFIMKKLETLLPKNMTEDTLMKLMGEVCYLLPQSYKDQCDDFVSKYGVQIVEFLLLSAAPHTICTLLHLCLFEEQLLPEVNLPSDCESCRTLAVLSRLHLGPNSTEPETSSFLQSVCVRHPNAIPKCNAFSKIYGSRLQKVLGNQMDVPHACERADLCVASKKLEQLGKRRCDRPPYC
- the sftpbb gene encoding surfactant protein Bb isoform X2, translated to MSASGFVLAMLAASLCPGDCRFLIDPLSFIKPGSLTPDTCSECRQVLQLSANMISSRDTKETVYETLHALCQHFPSAQASECDSQVRSYLPKVLLQTPGHLKPGETCMAFGLCAAHKEEEELKLPHHATNKDISSAAVGTAISSYEKFDPACTLCLFIMKKLETLLPKNMTEDTLMKLMGEVCYLLPQSYKDQCDDFVSKYGVQIVEFLLLSAAPHTICTLLHLCLFEEQLLPEVNLPSDCESCRTLAVLSRLHLGPNSTEPETSSFLQSVCVRHPNAIPKCNAFSKIYGSRLQKVLGNQMDVPHACERADLCVASKKLEQLGKRRCDRPPYC
- the sftpbb gene encoding surfactant protein Bb isoform X1, giving the protein MSASGFVLAMLAASLCPGDCRFLIDPLSFIKPGSLTPDTCSECRQVLQLSANMISSRDTKETVYETLHALCQHFPSAQASECDSQVRSYLPKVLLQTPGHLKPGETCMAFGLCAAHKEEEELKLPHHATNKDISSAAVGTAISSYEKFDPACTLCLFIMKKLETLLPKNMTEDTLMKLMGEVCYLLPQSYKDQCDDFVSKYGVQIVEFLLLSAAPHTICTLLHLCLFEEQLLPGQSHVLHEYIRSLFVYRLDLNLTPPHQINTWPISPEVNLPSDCESCRTLAVLSRLHLGPNSTEPETSSFLQSVCVRHPNAIPKCNAFSKIYGSRLQKVLGNQMDVPHACERADLCVASKKLEQLGKRRCDRPPYC
- the c19h2orf68 gene encoding UPF0561 protein C2orf68 homolog, whose protein sequence is MDILRDDGDNELKDKRGGRLDMSHGFLHHIRRNQIARDDYDKEVKNAKELQRRRHTTTPRRPRRPDIQVYHPRRRCGSESGAGAEAEEWNESGSSTETEAHGTELFWLDYQADSGAITSFLVHKDDRPENVVECVARKNSLDSAMRAALVARIRKEMDKRRDKR